Proteins encoded in a region of the Dreissena polymorpha isolate Duluth1 chromosome 6, UMN_Dpol_1.0, whole genome shotgun sequence genome:
- the LOC127835203 gene encoding uncharacterized protein LOC127835203 — MEFRNYFISELILLVALFALCRAALRTPPGGDYQMGHRVEMPCVYDHVTGDNMILMRWKKGDVILTTMLESSTVTEWSSQAPENFKNHVKLDFSRVQGKSYTFTMTIDGLKCTDVGQYSCVVVTMNSANELSASMAIGIIVSPGIPESNEDYFDAKENVTFNIRCSGNVGMPPHTINWKYSQKDTDVWNLVDPALVSQSNTLGQGDHCWYHGESKVTVTMSEALDGARYMCLIGDVVDDTHKNYDQIQLALQGKTTTSSTPLPTSSTLKPQPSVDDGSNAGVRPAPIHLLLLAFALAIVNNLTQYL, encoded by the exons CCGCCCTCAGGACCCCGCCAGGCGGTGATTATCAGATGGGACACCGGGTAGAGATGCCTTGCGTGTATGACCACGTTACAGGCGACAATATGATCCTCATGCGCTGGAAGAAAGGTGACGTCATCCTGACGACAATGCTCGAGAGCAGCACGGTTACGGAATGGTCCAGCCAAGCGCCCGAGAATTTCAAG AATCACGTAAAGCTAGACTTTAGTCGGGTCCAGGGCAAGAGCTACACGTTCACTATGACCATTGACGGTCTGAAGTGTACGGATGTTGGGCAGTACAGCTGCGTGGTAGTCACTATGAACAGTGCCAATGAGTTGTCAGCATCAATGGCTATTGGCATTATTG TTTCCCCAGGGATACCCGAAAGCAACGAGGATTATTTTGATGCCAAAGAAAACGTGACCTTCAATATACGTTGCTCTGGCAACGTAGGAATGCCCCCACACACCATCAA CTGGAAATACTCCCAGAAAGATACCGACGTCTGGAATCTCGTTGACCCAGCCCTTGTGAGTCAGTCCAACACCCTGGGACAGGGAGACCACTGTTGGTATCACGGGgagagcaaggtcacggtgaccatgTCCGAGGCCCTTGACGGAGCCCGCTACATGTGTCTGATAGGGGACGTAGTGGACGACACTCATAAAAACTACGATCAGATCCAACTGGCACTACAAG GAAAGACTACAACGAGTTCTACTCCATTGCCGACGTCGTCAACGTTAAAACCGCAGCCATCTGTCGACG ATGGAAGCAATGCTGGTGTCAGACCTGCTCCGATTCATTTACTTTTATTAGCGTTTGCTCTAGCAATTGTGAACAATTTGACACAATATTTATAA